A region of Gadus morhua chromosome 18, gadMor3.0, whole genome shotgun sequence DNA encodes the following proteins:
- the LOC115530865 gene encoding zinc finger protein RFP-like: MASPSWSEENFSCPICLDVFSSPVSTPCGHNFCRTCITKFWDEQAQCKCPVCNELFHNRPDLKVNILVSEMAAQFKTSVRVKEQPCVEPGEVPCDVCTGTQLKAVKSCLVCLISYCQTHLEPHQRVAGLKKHQLVEPLDHLEERMCKKHDRLLELFCSTEQVCVCLLCTVTDHKSHPVVPLKEEYEVKMAGLGNIESEVPQMIQERKQKIKEIKDTVKLRKKDAEREIADGLQALTALMRCIEKWQEDFNQTVQEKLKSTEKQAEDLIKELEQEIEDLTNRSSEVKQLSHTEDHLHFLQAFRSLKDPPPTRDWTTVEVRPPSYVGTLRRSLDQLEETLNMEMRKLHGEDDLKRVQRYEVDVTLDLDTAQRYLTLSEDRKQAHYGSLGNKLPDNLKRFTHYLCVLSRQSFSSGRFYFEVQVKDKSLWCLGVARESINRKAYIALTPKNGCWMISFNKDVFVFHDDPVVSVPLRAELQKVGVFVDYDEGLLSFYDVEARVHIYSATGCTFSEPLYPILGPLDFNGSKSSPLIISPVKQKD, encoded by the coding sequence atggcctctccttcctggtctgaggagaacttttcatgtcccatctgtctggatgtgttcagcagcccagtttccacaccatgtggacacaacttctgcagaacctgtatcacaaagttctgggatgaacaagccCAGTGCAAATGTCCAGTTTGCAACGAGCTCTTCCACAATAGACCTGATTTGAAGGTCAATATCCTCGTATCAGAGATGGCTGCTCAGTTTAAAACGTCTGTACGAGtgaaagagcagccttgtgttgaaccaggagaagttccctgtgacgtctgtactgggacccagctgaaggctgtgaagtcctgcctagtgtgtcttatctcttactgccaaacccacctggagccacatcagagagtcgcaggcctgaagaaacatcagCTGGTCGAACCTTTGGACCATCTGGAAGaaaggatgtgtaagaaacatgaccgacttctggagctcttctgcagtactgaacaggtgtgtgtgtgtctgttgtgcacagTGACGGACCACAAGTctcatcctgttgtacctctgaaggaggaatatgaagtgaagatggccGGGCTGGGAAACATAGAGTCTGAAGTtccgcagatgatccaggagagaaaacaaaagattaaggagatcaaagacacagtAAAATTGCGCAAGAAAGACGCAGAAAGAGAGATTGCCGATGGTTTGCAGGCCCTCACCGCTCTGatgcgctgcattgaaaagtggcAGGAAGATTTCAACCAAACGGttcaagagaaactgaaatccacagagaaacaagctgaagacctgatcaaagagctggagcaggaaatcgaggatctgaccaatagaagctcagaggtgaagcagctctcacacactgaagaccacctccacttcctccaggccttcagatccctgaaggatcctccacccaccagggactggaccacggtggaggtccgtcctccgtcatatgtagggaccttgaggagatccctggatcagctggaggagacactgaacatggagatgaggAAACTGCATGGTGAGGATGatctgaagagggtccagcggtatgaagtagatgtgactctggatcttGATACAGCTCAACGCTATCTAACCCTGTCTGAGGATAGGAAACAAGCACATTATGGAAGTCTagggaataaactcccagacaACCTGAAGAGATTTACACATTATTTATGTGTTCTctcgaggcagagcttctcctcagggagattttactttgaggtccaggttaaagataAGTCTCTATGgtgtttaggagtggccagagagtccatcaacagaaaagCATACATTGCATTGACCCCTAAAAATGGCTGCTGGATGATATCATTCAACAAggatgtgtttgtatttcatGATGACCCTgttgtctctgtccctctgagagctgagctccagaaggtgggggtgtttgttgattatgatgagggtctgctctccttctatgatgtagaagccagggttcatatctactctgctactggctgcaccttcagtgagcctctctatccaatcctcgGTCCACTTGACTTTAATGGTAGTAAATCTTCCCCCCTGATAATCTCACCTGTTAAACAAAAAGACTAA
- the LOC115530864 gene encoding E3 ubiquitin-protein ligase TRIM39-like — protein MASPTSWSEENFSCPICLDIFSSPVFTPCGHNFCRACITKFWDEQAQCKCPVCNELFHARPDLRANILVSEMAAQFKTSVRVKEQPCVESGEVPCDVCTGTQLTAVKSCLVCLISYCQTHLEPHQRVAGLKKHQLVEPLDHLEERMCKKHDRLLELFCRAEQVCVCLLCTVTDHKSHPVVPLKEDYEVKMAGLGNIESEVPQMIQERKQKIKEIKDTVKLSKKNADTEIADGLQALTALMRCIEKWQEDFNQTVEEKLKSTEKQAEDLIKELEQEIEDLTNRSSEVKQLSHTEDHIHFLQAFRSLKDPPPTRDWTTVEVRPPSYVGTWRRSLDQLEETLNMEMKKLHGAELKRVQRYEVDVTLDPDTAASRLILSEDRKQVHYGGSGNKLPDNLKRFTCFSCVLSSQSFSSGRFYFEVQVKDKSVQCLGVARESIDRKANIALTPKNGCWRISFNKDVFVFHDDPVVRVPLRAALQKVGVFVDYDEGLLSFYDVEARVNIYSATGCTFSEPLYPILYPLDFDSRKSSLLIISPVKQTD, from the coding sequence atggcctctcctacttcctggtctgaagagaacttttcatgtcccatctgtctggatATTTTCAGCAGCCCAGTGTttacaccatgtggacacaacttctgcagagcctgtattactaagttctgggatgaacaagccCAGTGCAAATGTCCAGTTTGCAACGAGCTCTTCCACGCTAGACCTGATTTGAGGGCCAATATCCTCGTATCAGAGATGGCTGCTCAGTTTAAAACGTCTGTACGAGtgaaagagcagccttgtgttgaatcaggagaagttccctgtgacgtctgtactgggacccagctgacggccgtgaagtcctgcctagtgtgtcttatctcttactgccaaacccacctggagccacatcagagagtcgcaggcctgaagaaacatcagCTGGTCGAGCCTTTGGACCATCTGGAAGaaaggatgtgtaagaaacatgaccgacttctggagctcttctgcagggctgaacaggtgtgtgtgtgtctgttgtgcacagtgacggaccacaagtcccatcctgttgtacctctgaaggaggactatgaagtgaagatggccGGGCTGGGAAACATAGAGTCTGAAGTtccgcagatgatccaggagagaaaacaaaagattaaggagatcaaagacacagtAAAATTGAGCAAGAAAAACGCAGACACAGAGATTGCCGATGGTTTGCAGGCCCTCACTGCTCTGatgcgctgcattgaaaagtggcAGGAAGATTTCAACCAAACGGTtgaagagaaactgaaatccacagagaaacaagctgaagacctgatcaaagagctggagcaggaaatcgAGGATCTGActaatagaagctcagaggtgaagcagctctcacacactgaagaccacatccacttcctccaggccttcagatccctgaaggatcctccacccaccagggactggacgacggtggaggtccgtcctccgtcatacgtagggacctggaggagatccctggatcagctggaggagacactgaacatggagatgaagaaactgcatggtgctgaactgaagagggtccagcggtatgaagtagatgtgactctggatcctgatacagctgcTTCCaggctcatcctgtctgaggatagGAAACAAGTACATTATGGAGGTTCAGGGAATAAGCTCCCAGACAACCTGAAGAGATTTACATGTTTTTCATGTGTTCTCTCGAGTCAGAGCTTCTCCTcggggagattttactttgaggtccaggttaaagataAGTCTGTACAgtgtttaggagtggccagagagtccatcgacagaaaagCAAACATTGCATTGACCCCTAAAAATGGCTGCTGGAGGATATCATTCAACAAggatgtgtttgtatttcatGATGACCCTGTTGTCCGtgtccctctgagagctgcgctccagaaggtgggggtgtttgttgattatgatgagggtctgctctccttctatgatgtggaagccagggttaatatctactctgctactggctgcaccttcagtgagcctctctatccaatcctctATCCACTTGACTTTGATAGTAGGAAATCTTCCCTCCTGATAATCTCACCCGTCAAGCAAACAGACTAA